The Dethiosulfovibrio peptidovorans DSM 11002 genome has a window encoding:
- a CDS encoding HIT domain-containing protein: MAGKSKAEVVYENDRCLAFRDISPQAPRHVLIVPKEHIPSIDQVEDPTLWISIMAAVREVVNRISPDSGYRLVVNCGEDAGQTVPHLHVHLLSGRPMGWPPG; encoded by the coding sequence GTGGCAGGAAAATCGAAGGCGGAGGTCGTCTACGAAAACGATCGTTGTCTCGCTTTCCGGGATATATCCCCCCAAGCCCCCCGTCATGTCCTGATCGTTCCGAAGGAGCACATCCCTTCTATCGATCAAGTGGAGGACCCGACCCTCTGGATTTCCATCATGGCTGCGGTCCGGGAAGTCGTTAACCGAATCTCTCCGGATTCAGGATACCGGCTAGTCGTCAATTGTGGCGAGGATGCCGGTCAGACAGTCCCCCACCTTCACGTCCACCTGCTGTCTGGTCGTCCAATGGGATGGCCTCCGGGATAG
- a CDS encoding nucleotide exchange factor GrpE: MEEIKDLHDEEGREVQDEAACEVVGEDPSTDITDLESRIEELEEERDRFKELAARAQADLINYRTRMEREMSRTKELACERSALEMFPVLDNLDRVLQVKDGSDLDTVVEGIRMVRKQFLSALEALGVETVESVGKSFSPQYHEAIGMVEVEDEEQDGIVIDEFQTGYVLAGKVIRPAKVRVGSYKG, from the coding sequence ATGGAAGAGATCAAAGATCTTCATGACGAGGAGGGCCGAGAGGTTCAGGACGAGGCTGCCTGTGAGGTGGTCGGCGAGGATCCTTCGACCGATATAACCGATCTGGAATCCAGGATAGAGGAACTGGAGGAGGAGAGGGATCGATTCAAGGAGCTCGCCGCCAGGGCTCAGGCGGATCTCATCAACTATCGCACCAGGATGGAACGAGAGATGAGCAGGACCAAGGAACTGGCCTGCGAGAGAAGCGCTCTCGAGATGTTTCCCGTTTTGGACAATCTGGACAGGGTCCTTCAGGTTAAGGACGGATCCGATCTAGACACGGTGGTAGAGGGTATTCGGATGGTTCGAAAGCAGTTCTTAAGTGCTCTCGAGGCGTTGGGCGTCGAGACCGTAGAGTCCGTAGGGAAGTCCTTCTCTCCACAGTATCACGAGGCTATCGGAATGGTGGAGGTAGAGGACGAGGAACAGGATGGGATCGTTATCGACGAGTTTCAGACCGGTTACGTCCTGGCGGGGAAGGTAATTCGTCCCGCCAAGGTTAGAGTAGGATCTTATAAAGGATAG
- the dnaJ gene encoding molecular chaperone DnaJ, with product MAAGTGRDYYEILGVSREASADEIKKAYRRLVRQYHPDANPGNSEAEAKFKEISEAYEILSDSKKRAQYDQFGHVGEGGNPFGDMGGMGDIFGDLFDNMFGGGFGRGGARRDGPRRGADLEMELVITLEEAALGIAKEVSVPRWETCSHCDGKGAEPGSEVRTCETCHGSGQVRRKTQTLFGQAVTVGTCPDCGGSGKVFEKKCHECGGQGRVRKKRDLKVNIQAGVDRGTRLRVPGSGEAGQNGGPPGDLYLVIDVLPHEDFERDGMDLHRRLPLPFPLAALGGDVTVSTLIDGEKKVTVSSGTEPGEVLRVKGCGMPSLRNTSRRGDLFLHTTVEVPKKLTDRQRGLIEALASEMKVDVETDGGGVFEKLKGLFS from the coding sequence ATGGCGGCCGGAACGGGACGCGATTACTACGAGATCCTCGGCGTCTCCCGGGAGGCCTCGGCGGATGAGATAAAGAAGGCCTACCGCCGTCTGGTCAGGCAGTACCATCCCGACGCCAACCCGGGAAACTCGGAGGCGGAGGCCAAGTTCAAGGAGATCAGCGAGGCTTACGAGATCCTCAGTGATTCCAAGAAGAGGGCCCAGTACGACCAATTCGGTCATGTAGGCGAGGGAGGCAATCCCTTCGGAGACATGGGCGGAATGGGGGATATCTTCGGCGACCTTTTCGATAACATGTTCGGCGGAGGGTTCGGAAGAGGAGGAGCCCGTAGGGACGGTCCCAGAAGGGGTGCGGACCTGGAGATGGAGCTTGTGATCACCCTGGAAGAGGCGGCCTTGGGAATCGCCAAGGAGGTATCGGTCCCCAGGTGGGAGACCTGTAGCCACTGCGACGGAAAGGGAGCCGAGCCCGGATCGGAGGTCCGTACCTGCGAGACCTGTCATGGATCTGGACAGGTCCGAAGGAAAACCCAGACCCTGTTCGGTCAGGCCGTTACCGTGGGGACCTGTCCCGACTGCGGCGGTTCCGGCAAGGTATTCGAGAAAAAATGCCACGAGTGCGGCGGTCAGGGGCGTGTTCGTAAAAAGAGAGATCTAAAAGTCAACATACAGGCGGGGGTGGACAGAGGCACGAGGCTCAGGGTCCCCGGCTCAGGGGAGGCTGGTCAGAACGGTGGACCTCCCGGGGATCTTTACCTGGTGATAGACGTCCTTCCTCACGAGGATTTCGAGCGTGACGGAATGGATCTTCATCGCAGGCTTCCTCTGCCTTTCCCCCTTGCGGCTTTGGGAGGAGACGTCACCGTCTCGACCTTGATCGACGGCGAGAAAAAAGTGACGGTCTCCTCCGGAACGGAGCCAGGAGAGGTCTTGAGGGTAAAGGGGTGCGGTATGCCCAGCCTTCGAAACACGTCCAGAAGAGGCGACCTCTTCCTCCATACGACGGTGGAGGTCCCAAAGAAACTCACCGATCGCCAGAGAGGTCTGATAGAGGCTCTTGCATCGGAGATGAAGGTCGACGTCGAGACCGACGGCGGAGGCGTTTTCGAAAAATTGAAAGGGCTATTCAGTTAG
- a CDS encoding Hsp70 family protein: MRSGRIVLGIDLGTRYALAAVHKDLEGAVLIPNRWGEVKTPSVVCFDRGKWLVGEEARRMVSRPDRRCWWDVKRHLGSDWYPSVGGRNRSAQEMLVPLISEIREDCEAFLGHVVTDCVLTVPAQFSFLERSAAARAAREAGFEEVRILNEPTAAALYCESSGRILVFDFGGGTVDLSVVERDGDTWQVLESLGDSSIGGVELDKALVRYLAERLGVSFEDDNPMHGLLMVEAERLKCELSFREKLTWNPPLPLAGDIRELSLSRVDLERLFMPLIRKAIDLAALLCRRHEPQSVVMVGGSSRIPVLRRMLSEEITIPVRMGRCPDEAVALGAAMYGVNGENRLLLDVLSESLGVIAFDGTPVPLLGKGHPLPARSDRAFRSVSDGDFQLRMYQGDHLSRRRCREIARLDLKGMKEGEKVDLNFRVDSGGLLNVVLSREFGDSIHIAPMELGVTSRKGEDKLSLSSLEIRIARLSPGLSPEQQDKINEAFGKVSLMRDLEPLLYEDGIGELARMTSALEDVIMG, from the coding sequence GTGAGATCCGGACGAATCGTATTGGGTATAGACCTGGGAACTCGCTATGCCCTTGCGGCTGTACACAAAGACCTGGAAGGTGCCGTGTTGATCCCTAACCGATGGGGAGAGGTCAAGACCCCCTCGGTGGTGTGTTTCGACCGTGGAAAATGGCTTGTAGGGGAGGAGGCCCGACGCATGGTCTCCCGACCGGATCGTCGTTGTTGGTGGGATGTCAAGAGGCATCTCGGCTCCGACTGGTATCCCTCCGTAGGAGGAAGGAATCGATCCGCTCAGGAAATGCTGGTTCCCCTCATATCCGAGATAAGGGAGGACTGCGAGGCCTTTTTGGGTCATGTTGTGACCGACTGCGTGCTGACCGTGCCGGCTCAGTTCAGCTTTCTCGAGCGTTCCGCCGCCGCCCGTGCCGCCAGGGAGGCGGGATTCGAGGAGGTTCGCATACTGAACGAGCCGACCGCCGCCGCCCTGTATTGCGAGAGTTCCGGGAGGATTCTGGTCTTCGACTTCGGCGGGGGAACCGTAGATTTGTCCGTGGTGGAGAGAGACGGAGACACCTGGCAGGTCTTGGAAAGCCTGGGCGACTCCTCCATCGGAGGGGTCGAATTGGATAAGGCTCTAGTGAGGTATCTGGCAGAGAGGCTGGGAGTCTCCTTCGAGGATGATAACCCCATGCACGGTCTTCTTATGGTGGAGGCCGAAAGGCTTAAATGCGAGCTGTCCTTCAGGGAAAAATTGACCTGGAATCCGCCTCTTCCTCTGGCTGGAGACATAAGGGAACTGTCACTTTCCAGGGTGGATCTGGAGCGCTTGTTCATGCCCTTGATAAGAAAGGCGATCGACCTGGCAGCCTTGCTCTGCCGTCGGCACGAACCTCAGAGCGTCGTTATGGTGGGAGGAAGCAGTCGCATCCCGGTCCTCAGACGTATGTTGTCGGAGGAGATAACCATACCGGTGAGGATGGGTCGTTGTCCCGACGAAGCCGTGGCGCTGGGTGCTGCAATGTATGGGGTCAACGGGGAGAACCGTCTTCTGCTGGACGTCCTCTCCGAGAGCCTTGGCGTGATCGCCTTCGACGGAACCCCTGTCCCCCTTCTCGGCAAGGGACATCCCCTTCCAGCCAGGTCCGATCGAGCCTTTCGTAGCGTTTCCGACGGGGATTTTCAACTCCGTATGTATCAGGGAGACCATCTTTCCAGAAGAAGATGCAGGGAAATAGCCAGACTGGATCTTAAGGGCATGAAGGAAGGCGAGAAGGTGGACCTGAACTTCCGTGTAGATTCGGGGGGGCTCTTGAACGTGGTCCTCTCCAGAGAGTTCGGCGATTCCATTCATATCGCTCCGATGGAATTGGGGGTAACCTCACGCAAGGGCGAGGATAAGCTATCGCTGAGCTCTCTGGAGATTCGCATCGCTCGGCTTTCTCCCGGATTGTCGCCGGAACAGCAGGATAAGATAAACGAGGCCTTTGGAAAGGTCTCACTGATGCGCGATCTGGAGCCCCTTTTATACGAGGACGGCATAGGTGAGCTGGCCAGGATGACCTCGGCCTTGGAGGATGTGATCATGGGATGA
- the hrcA gene encoding heat-inducible transcriptional repressor HrcA, with amino-acid sequence MLTERQLEIVLSVVYEYISTGEPVGSRTISKKYIKGCSAATVRNEMADLEDMGYLFQPHTSAGRIPTPSSYRVYVNSIMHRRRMAPPGLESWVRTVKRQRNSVEAALSKVSRLLGQVTSYIGVAAITVVDEQKLQKVDFVRLEDGSVLFLVVLEGGVIRHRRIALGGDLDQKELDELSLTVNRVASGKSWSKVRDALYGYITAQLEEYWGACRLALERLDSMLAQESYHMSTGGMSQIFNVPDFADLGRLQALLALVEEESELVGMIKACSTDEGVRVTIGSENALEPMRDCSVVMASANSGSSRSVVGLIGPMRMNYEHSIAVLEAVLDGLGDDDFDIDDMEEE; translated from the coding sequence ATGCTCACGGAACGTCAGCTGGAGATAGTCCTGTCCGTCGTTTACGAGTATATCTCGACTGGAGAGCCCGTCGGATCCAGGACTATATCCAAAAAGTACATCAAGGGATGTAGTGCCGCTACCGTGAGAAACGAGATGGCGGACCTTGAGGATATGGGATATCTCTTTCAACCCCATACATCGGCGGGTAGAATACCGACACCCTCTTCCTATAGAGTCTACGTGAACTCGATAATGCACAGAAGGAGAATGGCCCCTCCAGGGTTGGAATCCTGGGTGAGGACGGTCAAGAGGCAGAGGAACAGCGTCGAGGCGGCCTTGTCCAAGGTGTCCCGTCTTCTGGGGCAGGTCACCAGCTATATCGGGGTGGCGGCGATTACCGTCGTGGACGAGCAGAAACTTCAGAAGGTGGATTTCGTCCGTCTGGAGGACGGATCGGTCCTGTTTCTGGTGGTCCTGGAGGGTGGAGTTATCCGTCACAGGAGGATAGCCCTTGGAGGCGACCTGGATCAGAAGGAGTTGGACGAGCTTTCACTTACGGTAAACAGAGTGGCGTCGGGAAAATCCTGGAGCAAGGTAAGAGACGCTCTTTACGGATATATAACGGCACAGCTGGAGGAGTACTGGGGGGCGTGCCGGTTGGCTTTGGAACGGCTAGACTCTATGTTGGCTCAGGAGTCATATCACATGAGCACCGGAGGAATGAGCCAGATTTTCAACGTTCCCGATTTTGCCGATCTCGGAAGACTTCAGGCTCTTCTGGCTCTGGTGGAGGAGGAGAGCGAACTGGTCGGAATGATCAAGGCATGTTCTACCGACGAGGGCGTTCGTGTCACCATAGGAAGCGAAAACGCTCTCGAGCCCATGAGGGATTGTTCGGTGGTGATGGCCTCTGCCAACAGCGGATCCAGTAGGTCTGTGGTGGGGCTCATCGGGCCTATGAGGATGAACTACGAGCATTCCATCGCCGTTTTAGAGGCCGTCCTGGATGGACTTGGCGACGATGATTTCGATATAGACGATATGGAGGAGGAATGA
- the dnaK gene encoding molecular chaperone DnaK codes for MAKVVGIDLGTTNSCIAVKEGDNVTIIPNSEGARTTPSVVAFTKEGERLVGQLAKRQAIVNSDNTVMSIKRHMGTDYVVSAGGKKYTPQEISAMILQKMKRDAEEYLGEEVKQAVITVPAYFTDAQRQATKDAGAIAGLEVLRIINEPTAASLAYGMNKQGEAKLLVFDLGGGTFDVSVLDVGDGVFEVLATHGDNQLGGDDWDMAVVDWMVAEFKKSEGIDLSSDKMALQRLREAAEKAKIELSSMPETSISLPFITANETGPKHMELSLSRAKFEEITSDLLARVVGPVKRALEDSDLDASSIDKVLLVGGSTRMPMVQRKIKELLDKDPTKGINPDECVAAGAAIQGSIMSGDSDKNIVLVDVTPLSLGIETLGGVCTRIIERNTAIPVTKSQIFTTAADGQTQVEIKVLQGERSMAADNVVLGTFVLDGIPPAPRGVPQVEVSFNIDVNGILNVKATDKGTGKEQHITIQSSNLSKDEIDRMKKEAEANESADAKKKAYIEAKNEADALVYRTEKLISDLGDKITAEETGSIQSKIDDVKKSLEGEDPSAIESACSALNEEVQKFSTRLYQQAGEQPGEGQQAEGGPSGASDETVDAEFTE; via the coding sequence ATGGCAAAAGTAGTGGGAATAGACCTGGGAACGACCAACAGCTGTATCGCGGTTAAGGAAGGCGACAACGTAACTATTATCCCCAACTCGGAGGGAGCCAGAACAACCCCTTCCGTGGTGGCTTTTACCAAAGAGGGAGAGAGATTGGTCGGCCAGCTCGCTAAGAGACAGGCCATCGTCAATTCGGACAACACGGTGATGTCCATCAAGAGGCATATGGGAACCGATTATGTCGTCTCCGCCGGAGGGAAGAAGTATACCCCTCAGGAGATCTCCGCGATGATCCTTCAGAAGATGAAAAGGGACGCCGAGGAGTATCTTGGAGAGGAGGTCAAGCAGGCGGTCATAACCGTGCCTGCCTACTTCACCGACGCTCAGAGACAGGCCACCAAGGACGCCGGAGCCATAGCAGGTCTCGAGGTGCTTCGTATCATCAACGAGCCTACCGCCGCGAGCCTGGCCTACGGCATGAATAAGCAGGGAGAGGCCAAGCTTTTGGTGTTCGACCTCGGAGGAGGAACCTTCGACGTATCCGTCCTCGACGTTGGAGACGGTGTGTTCGAGGTGTTGGCCACCCACGGTGACAACCAGCTCGGAGGAGACGACTGGGATATGGCCGTCGTCGACTGGATGGTAGCCGAGTTCAAAAAGTCCGAGGGAATCGATCTTTCCTCCGACAAGATGGCCCTCCAGAGGCTTCGTGAGGCCGCTGAGAAGGCGAAGATAGAGCTTTCCTCCATGCCGGAGACCTCCATATCCTTGCCCTTCATAACTGCCAACGAGACTGGGCCCAAGCACATGGAGCTATCCCTCTCCAGGGCCAAGTTCGAGGAGATAACCTCCGATCTTCTGGCCAGGGTTGTAGGACCGGTCAAGAGGGCTTTGGAAGACAGCGACCTCGACGCCTCGTCCATCGACAAGGTTCTACTTGTCGGAGGCTCCACTAGGATGCCCATGGTTCAGAGGAAGATAAAAGAGCTTCTCGACAAGGATCCCACCAAGGGTATAAACCCCGACGAGTGCGTTGCCGCCGGTGCCGCCATTCAGGGATCGATCATGAGCGGCGATTCGGACAAGAACATAGTTCTCGTCGACGTTACCCCTCTTTCCCTCGGCATCGAGACTTTAGGCGGCGTCTGTACCAGGATAATAGAGAGGAATACCGCCATTCCCGTGACCAAGAGCCAGATATTTACCACCGCCGCGGACGGACAGACCCAGGTGGAGATAAAGGTCCTTCAGGGGGAAAGATCGATGGCGGCGGACAACGTGGTACTGGGAACCTTCGTGCTGGACGGAATTCCCCCCGCTCCCAGAGGTGTCCCTCAGGTGGAGGTGTCCTTCAACATAGACGTCAACGGTATACTCAACGTCAAGGCCACCGACAAGGGGACGGGCAAGGAACAGCATATAACCATACAGTCCTCCAATCTCAGCAAGGACGAGATCGACAGGATGAAAAAGGAGGCGGAGGCCAACGAAAGCGCCGACGCCAAGAAAAAGGCTTACATAGAGGCGAAGAACGAGGCGGATGCCTTGGTCTACAGGACCGAAAAACTCATATCCGATCTAGGCGATAAGATTACCGCCGAAGAGACGGGATCAATCCAGTCCAAGATAGACGATGTCAAGAAGTCCCTGGAGGGAGAAGATCCCTCTGCTATAGAGTCGGCCTGTTCAGCTCTCAACGAAGAGGTCCAGAAGTTCTCCACCAGGCTCTACCAGCAGGCGGGTGAACAGCCCGGCGAGGGGCAGCAGGCCGAGGGTGGACCGTCCGGAGCTTCGGACGAGACGGTGGACGCCGAGTTCACCGAATAG
- the mtaB gene encoding tRNA (N(6)-L-threonylcarbamoyladenosine(37)-C(2))-methylthiotransferase MtaB, whose translation MTEFSVRIKALGCRTNLYEADAIASAFTRAGCRITEGNDWDAAVLVSCSVTAEADRKSRQIVRRFRRASPEGLVVATGCWAQGISYDEAKALGVDLLVGNRRKDEVVPLVMETLRGGVPHGVMETVATSSRWESLFLDRPSLTTRAFLKVQDGCDHFCSYCIIPFLRGKPVSRPLDDLEREVRSVVESGCPEIVLTGVHLGLYGREGGPGLADLLRAVGAIDGVKRIRFGSLEPFSVGDDLLDAMAEIESFCPHLHLPLQSGDDRVLNAMGRGHTADEYLSLLDRIKSAMGEDVHISTDILVGFPGEDDLAFANTLSVLELGGIGRIHSFPYSPRKGTKAASLPDRPPKSIAEERCKTVIEKGRELLDRYVSRWVGKEELLLIEEVSEGRVSGYTPHFIRLSALGCGKVDGIVRCRIADMVDGELRGEVISP comes from the coding sequence GTGACGGAGTTCTCCGTTCGAATAAAGGCACTGGGCTGTCGGACAAACCTCTACGAGGCCGATGCCATAGCCTCGGCCTTCACGAGAGCGGGATGCAGGATCACGGAAGGAAACGACTGGGATGCCGCTGTGCTGGTGTCCTGCTCCGTAACGGCCGAGGCGGACAGAAAATCGAGACAGATCGTCCGGAGGTTCAGACGGGCTTCTCCGGAAGGGCTGGTCGTGGCCACCGGCTGCTGGGCCCAGGGAATCTCGTACGATGAGGCAAAGGCCCTTGGGGTGGATCTGCTGGTAGGGAACAGGAGAAAGGACGAGGTCGTTCCTTTGGTGATGGAGACCTTGAGAGGCGGAGTTCCCCATGGAGTCATGGAGACGGTCGCAACCTCGTCTCGTTGGGAGTCTCTCTTTCTTGACAGGCCCAGCTTGACCACCAGGGCGTTTCTGAAGGTTCAGGATGGCTGTGATCACTTTTGTAGTTACTGCATAATCCCCTTTTTGAGGGGGAAACCTGTAAGTCGTCCTCTGGACGATCTGGAAAGGGAGGTCCGCTCGGTGGTCGAATCCGGATGTCCGGAGATCGTCCTGACCGGGGTGCATCTCGGCCTTTACGGCAGAGAAGGAGGTCCGGGGTTGGCGGATCTGCTGAGAGCGGTCGGAGCGATAGACGGGGTTAAACGTATCCGTTTTGGATCTCTCGAGCCCTTTTCCGTGGGAGACGACTTGTTGGATGCCATGGCCGAGATCGAGTCATTCTGTCCTCACCTCCATCTGCCCCTTCAAAGCGGGGACGATAGGGTACTGAACGCCATGGGAAGAGGGCACACAGCGGACGAATACCTGAGTCTGCTCGACAGAATAAAGTCTGCCATGGGAGAGGACGTCCACATATCGACGGATATCCTGGTGGGGTTCCCCGGAGAGGACGATCTAGCCTTCGCAAACACCTTATCGGTTCTGGAATTGGGCGGCATAGGCCGTATCCACAGCTTCCCCTATTCTCCCAGGAAGGGAACGAAGGCGGCCTCTTTGCCGGACAGACCTCCTAAATCGATCGCAGAGGAAAGATGCAAGACCGTGATAGAAAAGGGAAGGGAACTGCTGGACCGTTACGTATCCCGCTGGGTAGGCAAGGAAGAACTTCTGTTGATCGAAGAGGTCTCCGAGGGGAGGGTCTCGGGTTACACGCCTCATTTCATAAGGCTGTCCGCCCTGGGATGCGGAAAAGTAGACGGGATAGTTCGTTGCCGTATCGCTGATATGGTCGATGGAGAGCTCCGAGGAGAGGTGATCTCCCCGTGA
- a CDS encoding 50S ribosomal protein L11 methyltransferase — protein MTETDSYWWYITLKGPAGQGEVLQSLAEASGCIGSEEDDKPSAVELRAYYRSNYDLGHWMEQLTPLMSEWPEVSVYDMGRLENRQWNALSLEAFPPLNIGERFVVLAPWHRGKEPEGRIPLYINPGSAFGTGYHESTQNVLSLMEKYLSHEAAVADIGCGSGILSIAAAKLGAGVVYARDLDPAVMDEVRSNLDLNDLGDVPVHVEEGDLLNGFDKVVDLLVANILLEPLLKMIPQVPEAIGDAGIAIFSGLTVSERDIFVSALSRSGLTVVEEVSSDDWLGLAVKKG, from the coding sequence ATGACTGAGACCGATAGCTACTGGTGGTATATAACCCTGAAAGGACCTGCTGGGCAGGGAGAGGTTCTTCAATCTCTTGCCGAGGCCTCCGGCTGTATCGGATCGGAAGAGGACGATAAACCTTCTGCCGTCGAGCTTCGAGCCTATTACAGGAGCAACTACGATCTGGGACACTGGATGGAACAGTTGACTCCCTTGATGTCCGAGTGGCCCGAGGTCTCCGTCTACGATATGGGAAGACTGGAGAACCGTCAGTGGAACGCCCTCTCGTTGGAGGCGTTCCCCCCTCTCAACATAGGGGAGAGGTTCGTCGTACTGGCTCCCTGGCATAGAGGCAAGGAGCCGGAGGGAAGAATACCTCTGTACATAAATCCCGGAAGCGCATTCGGAACCGGTTATCACGAGAGCACCCAGAACGTACTGTCACTGATGGAGAAATACCTCTCCCACGAGGCCGCTGTGGCCGATATCGGCTGCGGTTCTGGCATACTTTCCATCGCCGCGGCCAAGCTGGGAGCTGGGGTGGTTTACGCCAGAGACCTCGATCCTGCCGTTATGGACGAAGTCCGGTCGAACCTCGACCTTAACGATCTCGGCGATGTCCCGGTTCACGTTGAGGAAGGCGATCTGCTAAACGGTTTCGATAAGGTGGTGGACCTGCTCGTCGCAAACATCCTTCTTGAACCTCTGCTCAAGATGATTCCTCAGGTTCCGGAGGCGATAGGCGACGCCGGGATCGCCATATTCTCAGGGCTTACGGTCAGCGAGAGGGATATTTTCGTATCCGCTTTATCCCGTTCGGGGCTGACTGTCGTCGAGGAGGTTTCCAGCGACGACTGGCTGGGTTTGGCGGTGAAGAAGGGGTGA
- the nrdR gene encoding transcriptional regulator NrdR — translation MRCPKCKASETRVIETRTADEGRIVRRRRECPQCSSRFTTYERVEEKKVIWISKKDGRREAFDREKIFRGVRKACEKRPISLEKMEEVVCKVEDRLLAAGAGEIPSSRIGELVMEELAELDKVAYVRFASVYREFSDLASFQKEISDILERKRNI, via the coding sequence GTGAGATGTCCTAAATGCAAGGCTTCGGAGACCAGGGTTATAGAGACCAGGACCGCCGACGAAGGGCGTATCGTGAGGCGCAGAAGGGAATGCCCTCAGTGTTCCTCCAGGTTCACCACTTACGAGAGAGTGGAGGAAAAAAAGGTTATATGGATCTCCAAGAAGGACGGTCGTAGGGAGGCCTTCGACAGGGAGAAGATCTTCCGTGGAGTGAGGAAGGCCTGTGAGAAGCGCCCGATCTCTCTTGAAAAAATGGAGGAGGTCGTCTGCAAGGTGGAGGACAGGCTTTTGGCCGCCGGAGCCGGCGAGATTCCCAGCTCTAGGATCGGAGAACTCGTCATGGAGGAGCTGGCGGAGCTTGACAAGGTCGCTTACGTCCGTTTCGCCTCGGTATACAGGGAGTTCTCCGACCTGGCCAGCTTCCAGAAGGAGATCTCCGATATCCTGGAGAGGAAACGAAATATATAG
- a CDS encoding J domain-containing protein: MTRLSASDCYSVLGLPVGAPWSDVKSAFRRLARSTHPDVGKGVEEGDFERISEAYMVLRDMFRSGETFKEEPPDRGRTVDFRKFMDPLVRASSWVSRTVGDISRKRREKKEEKERRFREERLKRAKKVDDILSGTEIHIDSLLSRVDRSGGISERQRLLRRLKSALPEVRGLALQGLKGSLCSQEVLSAVEESISLYGMDEVGVEAVVSISDPMSSLRLAMAVAPHFGDMTLGTARRYLRWLRALPGGPAVYAGLQDPVSSQVAGLLVSFWPQDLPFLPESRVSSLLGRDQEDLLVPLLRQLYRRGCPRVFLPRIEEISQNSPSPAVKAWSRAIVCRSTVV; the protein is encoded by the coding sequence ATGACGAGGCTTTCAGCCAGCGATTGCTACTCTGTACTGGGTCTTCCTGTCGGGGCTCCCTGGTCGGATGTCAAATCGGCTTTCAGGAGGCTCGCTCGTAGTACCCATCCGGACGTAGGAAAAGGCGTCGAGGAGGGCGATTTCGAGAGAATCTCCGAGGCGTATATGGTCCTCAGGGACATGTTTCGTTCCGGAGAGACCTTCAAAGAGGAGCCGCCGGATAGAGGTAGAACAGTGGATTTCAGGAAGTTTATGGATCCCCTGGTAAGGGCCTCTTCCTGGGTTTCCAGGACCGTCGGCGATATCTCCAGGAAGAGACGGGAAAAAAAGGAGGAAAAGGAACGCCGTTTCAGAGAAGAGAGACTGAAGAGGGCTAAAAAGGTGGATGATATACTCTCCGGGACGGAGATCCATATAGATTCGTTGCTCTCCAGGGTCGATAGGTCGGGGGGGATTTCGGAAAGGCAGAGGCTGCTCAGACGGCTCAAGAGTGCCTTGCCCGAGGTTCGGGGACTGGCCCTGCAGGGGTTGAAGGGCTCTCTGTGCTCTCAGGAGGTTTTGTCGGCTGTGGAGGAGAGCATCTCCCTCTACGGTATGGACGAGGTCGGTGTCGAAGCTGTCGTCTCCATCTCCGATCCTATGAGTTCCCTGAGACTGGCAATGGCGGTGGCTCCCCATTTCGGGGATATGACTCTGGGTACGGCACGGAGATATCTTCGATGGTTGAGAGCCCTTCCCGGGGGGCCAGCGGTATACGCCGGACTTCAGGACCCGGTTTCCTCTCAGGTGGCGGGCTTGCTTGTCTCTTTCTGGCCGCAGGATCTGCCCTTTCTTCCGGAGTCTAGGGTGTCTTCGCTTTTGGGTAGGGACCAGGAAGATCTGTTGGTTCCTCTCCTCAGGCAGTTATATCGGAGAGGATGTCCCAGGGTTTTTCTGCCCCGAATAGAGGAGATTTCGCAAAATTCCCCTTCTCCTGCGGTAAAAGCTTGGTCTCGTGCTATTGTATGTCGGAGCACAGTAGTATAA
- the rpsU gene encoding 30S ribosomal protein S21, with product MTTIVRRDNESLEDALRRFKRDVSKTGVLREARQREHYEKPSEAKKRKRQELAKKRRRK from the coding sequence ATGACGACGATTGTACGACGTGACAACGAGTCCCTTGAGGACGCCCTCAGGCGGTTCAAGAGAGATGTCTCCAAGACGGGAGTCCTTAGAGAGGCCCGTCAGAGGGAGCATTACGAAAAGCCCAGCGAGGCCAAGAAGCGTAAGCGCCAGGAATTGGCCAAGAAACGCCGTAGAAAGTAA